In Marinobacter sp. LQ44, the following are encoded in one genomic region:
- a CDS encoding diguanylate cyclase, whose product MHDSARPTPTIEALDDLQGLRVGMVEDIFYRSEFADAGISLTTYDSLTSVVRALAFGWIDIAVGPKLTMEYLANQAGFRFLELLGPAPLRQYAGEDFRIGVLTDNLDLFNRIQAGLNAVPEERLHNLLQRWQEFSGLAGSTSTQLALSPQQRQYLASLGPVRVGFMDDYAPFSFTDGGRVRGLSVDIMNRLVDLTGLQAIPVSGQWDELIPMLRNGDIDVMANMSYRPERESFAHFTSPYHIIPNVIFTRDESLNYRNLEDLRQYRVGLGAGIYYEETVRQILDGGTLLSFSSQQPMFQALANGDVDVVIGALHSGNYWIRQLGISGTRIAGELQLPGFSGEDLRFGVRPALAPLADILNQALTSITPTEQQVIETRWLGASHQPSLSTAELVHWTDTESLWLEQRNREIRICADPDWMPLEGVRDGKHTGLAADVLELFSQRGNLRFRLVPTSNWQEAITAAKERRCDMFPMAMRTPERSVYLDFTSPYLEVPNVVIGRIEAPFIQRLNELESGRVGIVEGYAFAELLRKRNPSLQLVTVASEHEGLRKLQNRELVGYITTLATASYYMQSLGLADLKVIGRVPADWSLAIGTRNDEPTLHGIMQKLVLSLTPAERTRLESTWRNLRIEERVDYTRFWQILSLGLLATALLVYWNRKLGRLNRELAEANTALSRLSVTDSLTGLGNRTYFDREFSNSYQWCLRHQTGFAVAMVDADHFKKINDNWGHEAGDRCLESLANTMREHFRRDTDRLARFGGEEFVIFTSYQDAEDIQDRLNRFREEVATRRCDTCKDKGIDLTVSIGLALGFPTPEHTSAEYLRLADQALYTAKRNGRNRLEVIPARRTSPPDKAKQPKA is encoded by the coding sequence ATGCATGACAGCGCCCGCCCGACTCCCACGATTGAGGCGCTGGACGACCTACAAGGCCTGCGCGTTGGCATGGTCGAGGACATCTTCTACCGAAGTGAATTTGCCGACGCCGGCATTTCACTGACCACCTACGATTCTCTGACGAGCGTTGTTCGGGCGTTGGCCTTCGGCTGGATCGATATTGCCGTGGGCCCCAAACTCACGATGGAGTATCTCGCCAACCAGGCCGGCTTTCGCTTTCTGGAACTGCTGGGCCCGGCGCCGCTGCGGCAATACGCCGGCGAGGATTTTCGTATTGGTGTTCTCACCGACAACCTGGACCTGTTCAATCGGATTCAAGCCGGGCTTAATGCCGTGCCGGAGGAAAGACTCCACAACCTGCTTCAGCGTTGGCAGGAGTTTAGCGGGTTGGCCGGTTCGACAAGTACACAGCTGGCGCTCAGCCCACAACAACGCCAGTATCTGGCGAGTCTGGGGCCAGTTCGGGTCGGATTCATGGATGATTACGCGCCGTTCAGCTTCACCGATGGTGGGCGGGTAAGGGGCCTGAGCGTTGATATCATGAACCGGCTGGTTGATCTGACAGGCCTGCAGGCTATTCCTGTCAGTGGCCAGTGGGATGAACTGATCCCCATGCTCAGGAACGGCGATATTGATGTCATGGCCAACATGTCCTATCGCCCGGAACGGGAATCCTTCGCCCACTTTACCTCGCCCTATCACATCATCCCCAACGTCATCTTTACCCGTGACGAAAGTCTCAACTACCGGAACCTGGAGGACCTGAGGCAATATCGGGTTGGGCTGGGCGCGGGAATCTATTACGAGGAAACCGTCCGGCAAATACTTGATGGCGGCACGCTGCTCAGCTTCAGCTCGCAGCAACCCATGTTCCAGGCGCTGGCAAACGGCGATGTGGACGTTGTAATCGGGGCCCTGCATTCGGGCAATTACTGGATCCGGCAATTGGGTATCAGTGGCACCCGAATCGCCGGTGAACTTCAACTTCCGGGTTTCAGCGGCGAGGACCTGCGCTTTGGGGTGAGGCCCGCGCTCGCGCCGCTGGCGGACATCCTGAATCAGGCTCTGACCAGCATCACGCCAACGGAGCAGCAGGTGATCGAAACCCGATGGCTCGGCGCCAGTCATCAGCCGTCGCTAAGCACAGCGGAACTGGTACATTGGACTGACACTGAATCGCTCTGGCTGGAACAGCGGAATCGGGAAATTCGCATCTGCGCTGATCCGGACTGGATGCCCCTGGAAGGCGTAAGGGATGGCAAACACACCGGCCTGGCCGCAGATGTGCTTGAGCTGTTCAGCCAACGGGGTAACCTTCGTTTCCGGCTGGTGCCCACCAGCAACTGGCAGGAAGCCATCACAGCGGCGAAGGAGCGGCGTTGCGACATGTTCCCGATGGCCATGCGTACGCCCGAAAGGTCCGTTTATCTGGACTTTACCTCTCCCTACCTGGAAGTACCCAATGTAGTGATCGGCCGCATTGAGGCCCCGTTTATTCAGCGACTTAACGAACTGGAGAGCGGCCGCGTTGGCATTGTGGAAGGCTACGCCTTTGCCGAATTGCTGCGCAAACGCAATCCTTCCTTGCAACTGGTTACCGTGGCATCCGAGCATGAAGGCCTGAGAAAGCTCCAGAACCGGGAACTCGTCGGTTACATCACCACACTGGCTACCGCCAGTTACTACATGCAGTCATTGGGACTGGCGGATCTGAAGGTGATTGGCCGGGTACCAGCCGACTGGTCACTGGCCATTGGCACCCGCAACGACGAACCTACACTGCATGGGATCATGCAGAAACTGGTGTTGAGCCTGACTCCTGCAGAGCGCACGCGGCTAGAAAGCACCTGGCGCAACTTGCGAATCGAGGAACGCGTGGACTATACCCGGTTCTGGCAAATACTTTCGCTCGGCCTGTTGGCCACCGCCCTGCTGGTCTACTGGAACCGGAAACTTGGGCGGCTCAATCGGGAACTCGCTGAGGCCAATACCGCCCTGTCCCGTCTGAGTGTGACCGATAGCCTCACTGGCCTGGGCAACCGCACCTACTTTGACCGGGAGTTCTCCAACAGCTATCAGTGGTGCCTGAGACACCAGACCGGCTTTGCGGTGGCCATGGTCGACGCGGACCATTTCAAGAAGATCAACGACAATTGGGGGCATGAGGCCGGCGACCGATGCCTGGAATCCCTGGCAAACACGATGCGCGAGCACTTCCGGCGCGATACCGACCGCTTGGCCCGGTTTGGCGGTGAAGAATTTGTGATTTTTACCAGTTATCAGGATGCCGAGGATATACAGGACAGGTTGAACCGGTTCCGCGAAGAGGTCGCAACCCGGCGCTGCGATACCTGCAAGGATAAGGGAATTGATCTGACCGTCAGCATTGGACTGGCATTGGGTTTTCCAACACCAGAGCACACATCAGCGGAATATCTCCGTTTGGCCGACCAGGCGCTATACACCGCCAAACGTAACGGCCGGAACCGCCTGGAAGTTATACCCGCAAGGCGGACATCACCGCCAGACAAAGCTAAACAACCGAAGGCATGA
- a CDS encoding ATP-binding protein: MTETGFDWQQVPAAVWRRHRSGLRAIRRLDPVRWADLSGIDRQKQALARNTERFLAGQPSNNALLWGSRGTGKSSLIKALLNRYQADGLRMIEVDKDDLVNLPEIVDNICELPYRFVIFCDDLSFDVGESGYKALKSVLEGSLELPPENVRVYATSNRRHLMPEFMSDNLKSEVRDGELHPAEAIEEQVSLADRFGLQLSFYPFSQDVYLQAVDALFPEVADRSQLHQEAVRFATGKGVRNGRTAQQFYRQFAGDPRFS; this comes from the coding sequence ATGACAGAAACGGGTTTTGACTGGCAGCAGGTTCCGGCCGCGGTATGGCGCCGGCACCGCTCCGGCCTGAGGGCCATTCGCCGGCTGGATCCGGTCAGATGGGCTGATCTCTCGGGTATTGACCGGCAGAAACAGGCGCTGGCCCGCAACACCGAACGCTTTCTGGCGGGGCAGCCCTCGAATAATGCGTTACTTTGGGGTTCCCGGGGCACCGGCAAGTCGTCCCTGATCAAGGCGTTGCTGAACCGTTACCAGGCTGATGGCCTGCGCATGATTGAAGTGGACAAGGATGATCTGGTCAACCTGCCGGAGATTGTCGACAACATCTGCGAGCTGCCGTACCGCTTTGTGATCTTCTGTGATGACCTGTCGTTTGATGTGGGGGAGTCCGGTTATAAGGCCCTGAAAAGCGTGCTGGAGGGATCACTGGAGCTGCCCCCGGAGAACGTGCGGGTGTATGCCACCTCCAACCGCCGGCACCTGATGCCAGAGTTCATGAGTGACAACCTGAAAAGCGAGGTGCGCGACGGCGAGCTGCACCCGGCGGAAGCCATTGAAGAACAGGTCTCACTGGCAGACCGGTTCGGGTTGCAGCTGTCGTTCTATCCGTTTTCCCAGGATGTCTATCTGCAGGCGGTAGACGCGCTGTTTCCGGAGGTGGCAGACCGCTCGCAACTGCACCAGGAGGCCGTCCGGTTTGCCACCGGCAAAGGCGTCCGCAACGGCCGCACAGCGCAGCAGTTCTACCGGCAGTTCGCCGGCGACCCTAGATTCAGTTGA
- a CDS encoding DUF3422 family protein: MSAETSSLDFHPLRADLYQELHSRPFQVIPSTARVTHIAVLVTPEQRRTQFAHLQRLHRLLGEPWPEQEVSCYEHNFGKLRVRREVHMEFASYTFTNLDVSNAAPFAETGISSLPEGWLEQLDGTIVGAFHIEVRPSEEDARSELAFMRKYFEGMRLIGSSPQEGAARVLGSFQLHSDHFGRFMVLNHKMSNSQLGRLVQRLMEIETYRLMSLLALPLAREMTPSLNDMDHKLATITQSLADNESLDEQQILAELTHIAARIEAYRAHSTFRFAATRAYHELVLTRLEELREDEVSGHLTISEFMTRRLTPAVKTCEAVGERLEDLSRRVDRASDMMRTRVELAIQSQNQQLLSSMDRRSRIQLMMQHTVEGFSVVAISYYLISLLKLGLDVLQDSGLAFNKSLVLGVAIPVIMVLVFLGIRTIHHRFIRMARRQ; encoded by the coding sequence GTGAGTGCCGAAACGTCATCCCTGGATTTTCATCCCTTGCGGGCAGACCTTTACCAGGAACTGCACTCACGCCCCTTTCAGGTGATACCCTCCACCGCCCGGGTGACCCACATTGCCGTGCTGGTCACACCGGAGCAGCGCCGAACACAGTTCGCGCATCTTCAGCGGCTGCACCGCCTGCTGGGCGAGCCCTGGCCGGAACAGGAAGTCAGCTGCTATGAGCACAACTTCGGCAAGCTGCGGGTCCGGCGTGAAGTACATATGGAGTTTGCCTCCTACACCTTCACCAATCTGGACGTTTCCAATGCCGCCCCGTTTGCCGAGACCGGCATCAGCTCATTACCTGAGGGTTGGCTGGAACAGCTGGACGGCACCATTGTCGGGGCCTTCCACATTGAGGTGCGCCCCTCAGAAGAGGACGCCCGCAGCGAACTGGCGTTCATGCGCAAGTATTTCGAAGGTATGCGCCTCATTGGCAGCAGCCCACAGGAAGGCGCCGCCCGGGTGTTGGGCTCGTTCCAGTTGCACAGCGACCATTTCGGCCGGTTCATGGTGCTCAATCACAAGATGTCCAACAGCCAGCTGGGCCGCCTGGTACAACGCCTGATGGAGATTGAAACCTACCGTTTGATGTCTTTGCTGGCGCTGCCACTGGCCAGGGAAATGACGCCCAGTCTGAACGACATGGACCACAAACTGGCCACCATCACCCAGTCCCTGGCCGATAACGAATCCCTGGACGAACAACAGATACTGGCCGAACTGACCCACATTGCCGCCCGGATCGAAGCCTACCGGGCCCACTCCACCTTCCGCTTTGCCGCCACCCGGGCCTACCACGAACTGGTGCTGACCCGGCTGGAAGAACTGCGGGAAGACGAAGTCTCCGGCCACCTGACCATCAGCGAATTCATGACCCGCCGGCTGACACCGGCCGTGAAAACCTGCGAAGCCGTGGGAGAACGCCTTGAAGACCTGTCCCGCCGGGTGGACCGCGCCTCCGACATGATGCGTACCCGGGTGGAATTGGCGATCCAGAGCCAGAATCAGCAGTTGCTGAGTTCCATGGACCGCCGTTCCCGCATTCAGTTGATGATGCAGCACACGGTGGAAGGCTTCTCGGTGGTGGCGATCTCCTACTACCTGATCAGCCTGCTCAAGCTCGGCCTGGACGTGCTGCAGGACAGTGGCCTGGCGTTCAACAAATCCCTGGTGCTGGGCGTGGCCATCCCGGTGATCATGGTGCTGGTGTTCCTGGGCATCCGGACCATCCACCACCGGTTTATCCGCATGGCCCGCCGGCAGTAG